Proteins encoded within one genomic window of Streptomyces sp. NBC_01314:
- a CDS encoding aldo/keto reductase — MKYTQLGRTGLKVSRLVLGTMNFGPQTDEADSHAIMDAALDAGVNFFDTANVYGWGENKGRTESIIGNWFAKGGERRDKVVLATKVYGNMAASADSWPNHDKLSALNIRRAVDASLKRLRTDYIDVYQFHHIDRSTPFEEIWQAVDVLVQQGKILYAGSSNFPGYKIAQANEIAARRGGTIGLVSEQCLYNLAERRAEMEVIPAAQEYGLGVIPWSPLHGGLLGGVIRKAAKDGRRSSGRSADALADSAVRAQVQAYEDLLDKHGIEPGEAALAWLLTRPGVTGPIVGPRTAQQLESAIRAAELELSGELLAALDEIFPGPGPSPEAFAW, encoded by the coding sequence ATGAAGTACACACAGCTCGGACGCACAGGACTCAAGGTCAGCCGGCTGGTCCTCGGCACGATGAACTTCGGTCCGCAGACGGACGAAGCGGACAGCCACGCGATCATGGACGCGGCGCTGGACGCGGGCGTCAACTTCTTCGACACGGCGAACGTGTACGGGTGGGGCGAGAACAAGGGCCGCACCGAGAGCATCATCGGCAACTGGTTCGCGAAGGGCGGCGAGCGCCGCGACAAGGTCGTGCTCGCGACCAAGGTGTACGGGAACATGGCGGCTTCCGCCGACTCCTGGCCCAACCACGACAAGCTCTCCGCCCTGAACATCCGGCGGGCCGTGGACGCCAGCCTCAAGCGGCTGCGGACGGACTACATCGACGTCTACCAGTTCCACCACATCGACCGGTCCACCCCCTTCGAGGAGATCTGGCAGGCCGTCGACGTTCTGGTCCAGCAGGGCAAGATCCTCTACGCCGGGTCCAGCAACTTCCCCGGCTACAAGATCGCCCAGGCCAACGAGATCGCCGCACGCCGGGGCGGCACCATCGGCCTCGTCAGCGAGCAGTGCCTCTACAACCTCGCCGAGCGCCGCGCCGAGATGGAGGTCATCCCGGCCGCGCAGGAGTACGGCCTCGGGGTCATCCCCTGGTCACCGCTGCACGGCGGGCTGCTCGGCGGGGTCATCAGGAAGGCGGCCAAGGACGGTCGCCGCAGCTCGGGCCGTTCCGCCGACGCCCTCGCCGACAGCGCCGTACGCGCCCAGGTCCAGGCGTACGAGGACCTCCTCGACAAACACGGCATCGAACCGGGCGAGGCCGCCCTCGCCTGGCTCCTGACCCGCCCCGGCGTCACGGGCCCGATCGTCGGCCCGCGCACGGCCCAGCAGCTCGAATCCGCGATCCGCGCGGCCGAGCTGGAGCTGTCGGGGGAACTTCTGGCGGCCCTCGACGAGATCTTCCCGGGGCCGGGCCCGTCCCCGGAGGCCTTCGCCTGGTGA
- a CDS encoding Uma2 family endonuclease, which produces MTVLEDRIAMAESDNTRQLDEMFERLEKMPVPEGYKVEIVGGAIYMSPQRDIHWQTIRKVLWALEDRFGREAMVFSDVRIDFPGHLNGYCPDVAKLRDGAEKDAKGRWRYEDVEFIAEVISTDTAKNDYGPKKTAYALAEVPVYLIADPYTGKCRLFTQPKDGDYVSDLSVTYGADVDMTTTLLGLVLPTAKFPRG; this is translated from the coding sequence ATGACCGTCCTTGAAGACAGGATCGCGATGGCCGAGAGCGACAACACGCGCCAGCTCGACGAGATGTTCGAGCGGCTCGAGAAGATGCCCGTCCCCGAGGGATACAAGGTCGAGATCGTCGGGGGGGCCATCTACATGTCACCACAGCGGGACATCCACTGGCAGACCATTCGCAAGGTCCTCTGGGCGTTGGAGGATCGCTTCGGACGGGAAGCGATGGTGTTCTCGGACGTCCGCATCGACTTCCCCGGCCATCTGAACGGCTACTGCCCAGACGTGGCCAAGCTGCGCGACGGCGCCGAGAAGGACGCCAAGGGCCGCTGGCGCTACGAGGACGTCGAGTTCATCGCCGAGGTCATCTCCACGGACACCGCCAAGAACGACTACGGCCCCAAGAAGACCGCGTACGCACTCGCCGAGGTCCCCGTGTACCTGATCGCCGACCCCTACACGGGCAAGTGCCGGCTGTTCACCCAGCCCAAGGACGGCGACTACGTCAGCGATCTGTCCGTCACCTACGGCGCCGACGTCGACATGACCACCACCCTCCTGGGCCTCGTCCTTCCGACCGCCAAGTTCCCCCGCGGCTGA
- a CDS encoding GDSL-type esterase/lipase family protein — protein MLRFMPVGDSMTIGSAGEHTWRYRLWQHLRATHDGPFKIVGPRETLHDKATNTPTSYEYADTDPRFPRAHLAGWGEGWLHMAPLIADAIRSHRANILLVSLGLIDLGFYTNAEQTAENTRRFVEAAREANPHVRMVLLPVTPNVRAESDAPFAAQVARFNELLAKTAADLDEPRSPLLLASPPPSYDIHWDTYDGTHPSASGEHKIAATFANAMHEAWGLGGPYEES, from the coding sequence ATGCTCAGGTTCATGCCCGTAGGCGACTCCATGACGATCGGGAGCGCGGGCGAACACACATGGCGCTACCGGCTCTGGCAGCACCTGCGCGCGACGCACGACGGCCCCTTCAAGATCGTCGGCCCGCGCGAGACGCTCCACGACAAGGCGACCAACACCCCGACGTCGTACGAGTACGCCGACACCGACCCGCGTTTTCCCCGCGCCCATCTCGCGGGCTGGGGCGAGGGCTGGCTCCACATGGCTCCGCTGATCGCCGACGCGATCCGCAGCCACCGGGCCAACATCCTGCTCGTCTCCCTCGGCCTCATCGACCTGGGCTTCTACACCAACGCCGAGCAGACCGCAGAGAACACCCGCCGCTTCGTCGAAGCCGCCCGCGAGGCGAACCCGCACGTCCGCATGGTTCTTCTCCCGGTCACCCCGAACGTCCGCGCCGAGTCCGACGCCCCCTTCGCCGCCCAGGTCGCCCGCTTCAACGAACTCCTCGCCAAGACGGCCGCCGACCTCGACGAACCCCGCTCCCCCCTCCTCCTGGCCTCCCCGCCCCCGTCGTACGACATCCACTGGGACACCTACGACGGCACCCACCCCAGCGCCTCCGGCGAACACAAGATCGCGGCGACTTTCGCGAACGCGATGCACGAGGCGTGGGGGTTGGGGGGACCGTACGAGGAGTCGTAG